From Dermochelys coriacea isolate rDerCor1 chromosome 8, rDerCor1.pri.v4, whole genome shotgun sequence, the proteins below share one genomic window:
- the ZNF644 gene encoding zinc finger protein 644 isoform X3, translating into MDDSKINTEITGAREGLLDDSNFISDGKSGIPKPQESETSFQKNNILTLPEELSRDRSEKALSGGQKSLFIHTGAPTVSTENFILPKGTAVNGPVSHSTLTKTSIMNKGSVSLTTGQPVGHTDSCSTLPVVHDLQLPAKSTTQKSSQHQVLFLLPDVAQAKNLTHSIKNLPTSASVGCDTQKSIGNSVKSDSTLISQVEVCEDSSLLVDDDCVNTLTGISSGTGGFRSGNDTSWDPQKEFIQFLMTNEETIEKSPVHCKVGLEKKRKRKMDVSKITRYTEDCFNDTDYIPSKSKLLNVDYLEQSEDLEVVEPQKYALTKVKPESTDEELEAVDAIQQLIYSPTNKCAEDSSPVHTSTFLSSTLKNKCEQNDSESPSTFSTDEPSFYPCTKCNVNFREKKHLHRHMMYHLDGNSHFRHLNVPRPYACRECGRTFRDRNSLLKHMIIHQERRQKLMEEIRELKELQDEGRSARLQCPQCVFGTNCPKTFVQHAKTHEKDKRYYCCEECNFMAVTENELECHRGIAHGAVVKCSIISSDMSQRKTQKKTSMKDPYIGSSKKSTTYMCKMCPFTTSARSILKKHMEYLHPTSCIDPFGSHLRLEKRKSSIIEEPLDFGSRTKQLIKQSSTFPKNSVLKQDVKRSFGSASQSSNFAKLHKRPHRIQKARKSVSQSAKLNSAEKKDSYETEDESSWDNVELCDYTAQSMEDESYSDINQDHVNLFPLFKGKMEDQEAGDKSSLHYEQNDGFYFEYYEDAESSNFLHELHDPQNLENVGTALPKHNSVFHWTDLSLEKKSCPYCPATFETGVGLSNHVRGHLHRAGLSYEARHVVSPEQIATSDKMQHFKRTGTGTPVKRVRKAIEKSETSSEHTCQLCGGWFDTKIGLSNHVRGHLKRLGKTKWDAHKSPICVLNEMMQNEEKYEKILKALNSRRIIPRPFVAQKLASNDDFLSQNVIPLEAYRNGLKTEDISVSASEEEGLSFLNECDETKTVLHDEKKNQSLTLIELLKNKRLGEERNPDISPQKIHNQTARKRFVQKCVLPLNEDNPLMYQPQRMDLTMQSGMPVKLRTCVHCNTTFTSAVSLSNHLRAYARKKSAGLLTGTALDCKQKKSRSRSGSKKKMLPLPHSADEVYILRCRFCGLVFRGPLSVQEDWIKHLQRHIVNANLPRTGAGMVEVTSLFKKPASITETSFSLLMAEAAS; encoded by the exons ATGGATGATTCAAAGATAAATACTGAGATTACTGGTGCTAGAGAAGGACTTCTAGATGACAGCAATTTCATCTCTGATGGGAAAAGTGGCATTCCTAAACCACAAGAGAGTGAAACATCTTTTCAGAAAAACAATATACTGACTCTGCCGGAAGAGCTGTCAAGGGACAGATCCGAAAAAGCCTTAAGTGGAGGCCAGAAGTCTCTATTTATACATACTGGTGCTCCTACTGTTTCTACCGAAAACTTTATCTTGCCTAAAGGAACTGCTGTTAATGGACCAGTTTCACACTCCACCTTAACTAAAACTTCCATTATGAATAAAGGCAGTGTTTCATTAACCACTGGACAACCTGTGGGTCATACAGATTCCTGCTCAACTTTGCCAGTGGTGCATGATCTCCAGCTGCCTGCAAAGAGTACAACACAGAAATCAAGTCAACACCAAGTGTTATTTTTGTTACCTGATGTAGCACAGGCTAAGAACCTGACTCATTCCATTAAAAATCTACCTACCTCTGCTTCAGTTGGTTGTGATACACAGAAATCTATAGGAAATAGTGTGAAATCAGATAGCACTTTAATAAGCCAAGTAGAAGTATGTGAGGATAGCAGTTTACTAGTAGACGATGATTGTGTCAATACATTAACAGGAATTTCCTCAGGTACAGGTGGTTTCAGATCAGGAAATGATACAAGCTGGGATCCACAAAAAGAGTTCATACAGTTTCTTATGACAAATGAAGAAACAATAGAGAAGTCTCCAGTTCACTGTAAAGTAGGTctagagaaaaagagaaaaagaaaaatggatgtTAGCAAGATAACACGTTATACAGAGGACTGTTTTAATGATACAGATTATATTCCCAGTAAATCAAAATTACTAAATGTTGACTATTTAGAGCAGAGTGAGGATCTAGAAGTAGTAGAACCACAGAAATATGCATTAACAAAAGTGAAGCCTGAATCCACAGATGAGGAGTTAGAAGCTGTTGATGCTATTCAACAATTGATTTATAGTCCCACTAACAAATGTGCAGAAGATTCTTCTCCAGTTCACACTAGCACTTTTCTTTCtagtactttaaaaaacaaatgtgaaCAGAATGATTCAGAATCACCATCTACTTTTAGTACGGATGAGCCATCATTTTATCCTTGTACAAAGTGCAATGTGAATTTTAGGGAGAAGAAACACTTGCATAGGCATATGATGTATCATTTGGATGGGAACAGTCACTTCCGTCATCTCAATGTCCCAAGGCCCTATGCATGTAGGGAATGTGGACGGACATTTCGAGATCGTAATTCACTTCTTAAGCACATGATAATTCACCAGGAAAGAAGGCAGAAACTGATGGAAGAAATCCGGGAGTTGAAAGAACTTCAGGATGAGGGTAGAAGTGCACGATTACAGTGTCCACAATGTGTATTTGGTACCAATTGTCCCAAAACTTTTGTGCAACATGCTAAAACCCATGAAAaggataaaagatattactgttGTGAGGAATGCAATTTCATGGCTGTGACAGAAAATGAACTGGAATGCCATAGAGGGATTGCTCATGGAGCAGTAGTGAAGTGTTCAATTATCAGTAGTGATATGTCCCAGagaaaaacacagaaaaagacTTCAATGAAAGATCCATATATAGGGTCATCAAAAAAATCAACCACATATATGTGCAAGATGTGTCCATTTACTACATCAGccagaagcattttaaaaaaacacatggaATACTTGCATCCAACATCGTGCATTGATCCGTTTGGTAGCCACCTtagattagaaaaaagaaaaagcagcataATTGAAGAACCTTTAGATTTTGGTAGCAGAACTAAACAATTGATCAAACAATCATCTACATTTCCAAAGAATTCAGTTCTAAAGCAAGATGTAAAAAGATCGTTTGGCTCAGCTTCGCAATCCAGTAACTTTGCGAAACTTCACAAGAGACCCCACAGGATACAGAAGGCTCGGAAAAGCGTTTCACAGTCAGCT AAACTTAACTCTGCTGAAAAAAAAGACAGCTATGAAACGGAGGATGAAAGTTCATGGGATAATGTTGAACTATGTGATTACACTGCACAGTCTATGGAGGATGAATCTTACAGTGATATTAATCAGGATCATGTAAACCTATTCCCTTTATTCAAAGGTAAAATGGAGGATCAAGAAGCTGGTGATAAATCCTCTCTTCATTATGAGCAGAACGATGGTTTTTATTTTGAGTATTATGAAGATGCAGAGAGTAGTAACTTTCTGCATGAATTACATGATCCTCAAAATTTAGAAAATGTAGGAACAGCATTGCCAAAGCATAACTCAGTTTTCCATTGGACTGATTTATCACTTGAGAAGAAGTCCTGTCCATACTGTCCAGCAACATTTGAAACAGGAGTTGGATTGTCTAATCATGTCCGTGGGCATCTTCACAGAGCTGGATTAAGCTATGAAGCCCGCCATGTTGTTTCACCGGAGCAGATAGCGACAAGTGACAAAATGCAGCATTTCAAAAGAACTGGAACAGGAACCCCTGTTAAACGAGTTAGAAAAG ctatTGAGAAATCTGAAACGTCTTCTGAACACACATGCCAACTCTGTGGAGGTTGGTTTGATACGAAAATTGGATTGTCTAATCATGTGCGAGGACACCTGAAAAGGCTTGGCAAAACCAAGTGGGATGCACATAAATCTCCAATCTGCGTTCTAAATGAGATGatgcaaaatgaagaaaaatatgaaaaaatcctAAAAGCATTGAACAGTCGCCGTATTATTCCCAGGCCATTTGTCGCTCAGAAACTTGCTTCAAATGATGACTTTTTATCTCAGAATGTTATACCTCTTGAAGCATACCGTAATGGCCTAAAGACTGAAGATATTTCAGTGTCTGCATCGGAGGAAGAAGGTCTGAGTTTCCTAAATGAATGTGATGAAACAAAAACAGTACTacatgatgaaaaaaaaaatcagtcacttACACTGATAgaacttctgaaaaataaaaggttAGGAGAAGAAAGGAATCCTGATATCTCTCCTCAAAAGATCCATAATCAAACTGCAAGAAAGAGGTTTGTTCAGAAGTGTGTTCTTCCATTAAATGAAGACAATCCATTGATGTATCAGCCGCAAAGGATGGACTTGACTATGCAGTCAG GTATGCCTGTGAAGCTTAGAACGTGTGTGCATTGCAATACGACGTTTACAAGTGCTGTTAGTCTGTCCAACCACTTACGCGCTTATGCACGAAAGAAGAGTGCTGGACTTTTGACTGGGACAG ccttagattgtaagcaaAAAAAGTCAAGATCAAGATCTGGAAGCAAGAAAAAAATGCTGCCATTACCTCATAGTGCTGATGAAGTTTACATACTCCGATGCAG GTTTTGTGGTCTGGTCTTTCGAGGACCATTGTCTGTTCAGGAAGATTGGATAAAGCACTTGCAGAGACACATCGTCAATGCAAATCTTCCACGGACTGGCGCTGGCATGGTTGAGGTCACATCGCTATTTAAAAAGCCTGCTTCAATTActgaaacttcattttctttaCTGATGGCAGAAGCAGCATCATAG
- the ZNF644 gene encoding zinc finger protein 644 isoform X4 — MDDSKINTEITGAREGLLDDSNFISDGKSGIPKPQESETSFQKNNILTLPEELSRDRSEKALSGGQKSLFIHTGAPTVSTENFILPKGTAVNGPVSHSTLTKTSIMNKGSVSLTTGQPVGHTDSCSTLPVVHDLQLPAKSTTQKSSQHQVLFLLPDVAQAKNLTHSIKNLPTSASVGCDTQKSIGNSVKSDSTLISQVEVCEDSSLLVDDDCVNTLTGISSGTGGFRSGNDTSWDPQKEFIQFLMTNEETIEKSPVHCKVGLEKKRKRKMDVSKITRYTEDCFNDTDYIPSKSKLLNVDYLEQSEDLEVVEPQKYALTKVKPESTDEELEAVDAIQQLIYSPTNKCAEDSSPVHTSTFLSSTLKNKCEQNDSESPSTFSTDEPSFYPCTKCNVNFREKKHLHRHMMYHLDGNSHFRHLNVPRPYACRECGRTFRDRNSLLKHMIIHQERRQKLMEEIRELKELQDEGRSARLQCPQCVFGTNCPKTFVQHAKTHEKDKRYYCCEECNFMAVTENELECHRGIAHGAVVKCSIISSDMSQRKTQKKTSMKDPYIGSSKKSTTYMCKMCPFTTSARSILKKHMEYLHPTSCIDPFGSHLRLEKRKSSIIEEPLDFGSRTKQLIKQSSTFPKNSVLKQDVKRSFGSASQSSNFAKLHKRPHRIQKARKSVSQSAKLNSAEKKDSYETEDESSWDNVELCDYTAQSMEDESYSDINQDHVNLFPLFKGKMEDQEAGDKSSLHYEQNDGFYFEYYEDAESSNFLHELHDPQNLENVGTALPKHNSVFHWTDLSLEKKSCPYCPATFETGVGLSNHVRGHLHRAGLSYEARHVVSPEQIATSDKMQHFKRTGTGTPVKRVRKAIEKSETSSEHTCQLCGGWFDTKIGLSNHVRGHLKRLGKTKWDAHKSPICVLNEMMQNEEKYEKILKALNSRRIIPRPFVAQKLASNDDFLSQNVIPLEAYRNGLKTEDISVSASEEEGLSFLNECDETKTVLHDEKKNQSLTLIELLKNKRLGEERNPDISPQKIHNQTARKRFVQKCVLPLNEDNPLMYQPQRMDLTMQSALDCKQKKSRSRSGSKKKMLPLPHSADEVYILRCRFCGLVFRGPLSVQEDWIKHLQRHIVNANLPRTGAGMVEVTSLFKKPASITETSFSLLMAEAAS; from the exons ATGGATGATTCAAAGATAAATACTGAGATTACTGGTGCTAGAGAAGGACTTCTAGATGACAGCAATTTCATCTCTGATGGGAAAAGTGGCATTCCTAAACCACAAGAGAGTGAAACATCTTTTCAGAAAAACAATATACTGACTCTGCCGGAAGAGCTGTCAAGGGACAGATCCGAAAAAGCCTTAAGTGGAGGCCAGAAGTCTCTATTTATACATACTGGTGCTCCTACTGTTTCTACCGAAAACTTTATCTTGCCTAAAGGAACTGCTGTTAATGGACCAGTTTCACACTCCACCTTAACTAAAACTTCCATTATGAATAAAGGCAGTGTTTCATTAACCACTGGACAACCTGTGGGTCATACAGATTCCTGCTCAACTTTGCCAGTGGTGCATGATCTCCAGCTGCCTGCAAAGAGTACAACACAGAAATCAAGTCAACACCAAGTGTTATTTTTGTTACCTGATGTAGCACAGGCTAAGAACCTGACTCATTCCATTAAAAATCTACCTACCTCTGCTTCAGTTGGTTGTGATACACAGAAATCTATAGGAAATAGTGTGAAATCAGATAGCACTTTAATAAGCCAAGTAGAAGTATGTGAGGATAGCAGTTTACTAGTAGACGATGATTGTGTCAATACATTAACAGGAATTTCCTCAGGTACAGGTGGTTTCAGATCAGGAAATGATACAAGCTGGGATCCACAAAAAGAGTTCATACAGTTTCTTATGACAAATGAAGAAACAATAGAGAAGTCTCCAGTTCACTGTAAAGTAGGTctagagaaaaagagaaaaagaaaaatggatgtTAGCAAGATAACACGTTATACAGAGGACTGTTTTAATGATACAGATTATATTCCCAGTAAATCAAAATTACTAAATGTTGACTATTTAGAGCAGAGTGAGGATCTAGAAGTAGTAGAACCACAGAAATATGCATTAACAAAAGTGAAGCCTGAATCCACAGATGAGGAGTTAGAAGCTGTTGATGCTATTCAACAATTGATTTATAGTCCCACTAACAAATGTGCAGAAGATTCTTCTCCAGTTCACACTAGCACTTTTCTTTCtagtactttaaaaaacaaatgtgaaCAGAATGATTCAGAATCACCATCTACTTTTAGTACGGATGAGCCATCATTTTATCCTTGTACAAAGTGCAATGTGAATTTTAGGGAGAAGAAACACTTGCATAGGCATATGATGTATCATTTGGATGGGAACAGTCACTTCCGTCATCTCAATGTCCCAAGGCCCTATGCATGTAGGGAATGTGGACGGACATTTCGAGATCGTAATTCACTTCTTAAGCACATGATAATTCACCAGGAAAGAAGGCAGAAACTGATGGAAGAAATCCGGGAGTTGAAAGAACTTCAGGATGAGGGTAGAAGTGCACGATTACAGTGTCCACAATGTGTATTTGGTACCAATTGTCCCAAAACTTTTGTGCAACATGCTAAAACCCATGAAAaggataaaagatattactgttGTGAGGAATGCAATTTCATGGCTGTGACAGAAAATGAACTGGAATGCCATAGAGGGATTGCTCATGGAGCAGTAGTGAAGTGTTCAATTATCAGTAGTGATATGTCCCAGagaaaaacacagaaaaagacTTCAATGAAAGATCCATATATAGGGTCATCAAAAAAATCAACCACATATATGTGCAAGATGTGTCCATTTACTACATCAGccagaagcattttaaaaaaacacatggaATACTTGCATCCAACATCGTGCATTGATCCGTTTGGTAGCCACCTtagattagaaaaaagaaaaagcagcataATTGAAGAACCTTTAGATTTTGGTAGCAGAACTAAACAATTGATCAAACAATCATCTACATTTCCAAAGAATTCAGTTCTAAAGCAAGATGTAAAAAGATCGTTTGGCTCAGCTTCGCAATCCAGTAACTTTGCGAAACTTCACAAGAGACCCCACAGGATACAGAAGGCTCGGAAAAGCGTTTCACAGTCAGCT AAACTTAACTCTGCTGAAAAAAAAGACAGCTATGAAACGGAGGATGAAAGTTCATGGGATAATGTTGAACTATGTGATTACACTGCACAGTCTATGGAGGATGAATCTTACAGTGATATTAATCAGGATCATGTAAACCTATTCCCTTTATTCAAAGGTAAAATGGAGGATCAAGAAGCTGGTGATAAATCCTCTCTTCATTATGAGCAGAACGATGGTTTTTATTTTGAGTATTATGAAGATGCAGAGAGTAGTAACTTTCTGCATGAATTACATGATCCTCAAAATTTAGAAAATGTAGGAACAGCATTGCCAAAGCATAACTCAGTTTTCCATTGGACTGATTTATCACTTGAGAAGAAGTCCTGTCCATACTGTCCAGCAACATTTGAAACAGGAGTTGGATTGTCTAATCATGTCCGTGGGCATCTTCACAGAGCTGGATTAAGCTATGAAGCCCGCCATGTTGTTTCACCGGAGCAGATAGCGACAAGTGACAAAATGCAGCATTTCAAAAGAACTGGAACAGGAACCCCTGTTAAACGAGTTAGAAAAG ctatTGAGAAATCTGAAACGTCTTCTGAACACACATGCCAACTCTGTGGAGGTTGGTTTGATACGAAAATTGGATTGTCTAATCATGTGCGAGGACACCTGAAAAGGCTTGGCAAAACCAAGTGGGATGCACATAAATCTCCAATCTGCGTTCTAAATGAGATGatgcaaaatgaagaaaaatatgaaaaaatcctAAAAGCATTGAACAGTCGCCGTATTATTCCCAGGCCATTTGTCGCTCAGAAACTTGCTTCAAATGATGACTTTTTATCTCAGAATGTTATACCTCTTGAAGCATACCGTAATGGCCTAAAGACTGAAGATATTTCAGTGTCTGCATCGGAGGAAGAAGGTCTGAGTTTCCTAAATGAATGTGATGAAACAAAAACAGTACTacatgatgaaaaaaaaaatcagtcacttACACTGATAgaacttctgaaaaataaaaggttAGGAGAAGAAAGGAATCCTGATATCTCTCCTCAAAAGATCCATAATCAAACTGCAAGAAAGAGGTTTGTTCAGAAGTGTGTTCTTCCATTAAATGAAGACAATCCATTGATGTATCAGCCGCAAAGGATGGACTTGACTATGCAGTCAG ccttagattgtaagcaaAAAAAGTCAAGATCAAGATCTGGAAGCAAGAAAAAAATGCTGCCATTACCTCATAGTGCTGATGAAGTTTACATACTCCGATGCAG GTTTTGTGGTCTGGTCTTTCGAGGACCATTGTCTGTTCAGGAAGATTGGATAAAGCACTTGCAGAGACACATCGTCAATGCAAATCTTCCACGGACTGGCGCTGGCATGGTTGAGGTCACATCGCTATTTAAAAAGCCTGCTTCAATTActgaaacttcattttctttaCTGATGGCAGAAGCAGCATCATAG
- the ZNF644 gene encoding zinc finger protein 644 isoform X2 yields the protein MDDSKINTEITGAREGLLDDSNFISDGKSGIPKPQESETSFQKNNILTLPEELSRDRSEKALSGGQKSLFIHTGAPTVSTENFILPKGTAVNGPVSHSTLTKTSIMNKGSVSLTTGQPVGHTDSCSTLPVVHDLQLPAKSTTQKSSQHQVLFLLPDVAQAKNLTHSIKNLPTSASVGCDTQKSIGNSVKSDSTLISQVEVCEDSSLLVDDDCVNTLTGISSGTGGFRSGNDTSWDPQKEFIQFLMTNEETIEKSPVHCKVGLEKKRKRKMDVSKITRYTEDCFNDTDYIPSKSKLLNVDYLEQSEDLEVVEPQKYALTKVKPESTDEELEAVDAIQQLIYSPTNKCAEDSSPVHTSTFLSSTLKNKCEQNDSESPSTFSTDEPSFYPCTKCNVNFREKKHLHRHMMYHLDGNSHFRHLNVPRPYACRECGRTFRDRNSLLKHMIIHQERRQKLMEEIRELKELQDEGRSARLQCPQCVFGTNCPKTFVQHAKTHEKDKRYYCCEECNFMAVTENELECHRGIAHGAVVKCSIISSDMSQRKTQKKTSMKDPYIGSSKKSTTYMCKMCPFTTSARSILKKHMEYLHPTSCIDPFGSHLRLEKRKSSIIEEPLDFGSRTKQLIKQSSTFPKNSVLKQDVKRSFGSASQSSNFAKLHKRPHRIQKARKSVSQSAVSVCNQNSTNKTILIKNSIDQKPKYFHQAAKQKASVKTSNNYLYRHKYENYRMIKKSSDPYPLHFKKEESSSVSSLHLFSSSNSPHNNCFIMDSHNLDSKRPEGYKDRRRVAVKRVVKESKREGSVTGDDLDCYPDFLHKMTVVVLQKLNSAEKKDSYETEDESSWDNVELCDYTAQSMEDESYSDINQDHVNLFPLFKGKMEDQEAGDKSSLHYEQNDGFYFEYYEDAESSNFLHELHDPQNLENVGTALPKHNSVFHWTDLSLEKKSCPYCPATFETGVGLSNHVRGHLHRAGLSYEARHVVSPEQIATSDKMQHFKRTGTGTPVKRVRKAIEKSETSSEHTCQLCGGWFDTKIGLSNHVRGHLKRLGKTKWDAHKSPICVLNEMMQNEEKYEKILKALNSRRIIPRPFVAQKLASNDDFLSQNVIPLEAYRNGLKTEDISVSASEEEGLSFLNECDETKTVLHDEKKNQSLTLIELLKNKRLGEERNPDISPQKIHNQTARKRFVQKCVLPLNEDNPLMYQPQRMDLTMQSALDCKQKKSRSRSGSKKKMLPLPHSADEVYILRCRFCGLVFRGPLSVQEDWIKHLQRHIVNANLPRTGAGMVEVTSLFKKPASITETSFSLLMAEAAS from the exons ATGGATGATTCAAAGATAAATACTGAGATTACTGGTGCTAGAGAAGGACTTCTAGATGACAGCAATTTCATCTCTGATGGGAAAAGTGGCATTCCTAAACCACAAGAGAGTGAAACATCTTTTCAGAAAAACAATATACTGACTCTGCCGGAAGAGCTGTCAAGGGACAGATCCGAAAAAGCCTTAAGTGGAGGCCAGAAGTCTCTATTTATACATACTGGTGCTCCTACTGTTTCTACCGAAAACTTTATCTTGCCTAAAGGAACTGCTGTTAATGGACCAGTTTCACACTCCACCTTAACTAAAACTTCCATTATGAATAAAGGCAGTGTTTCATTAACCACTGGACAACCTGTGGGTCATACAGATTCCTGCTCAACTTTGCCAGTGGTGCATGATCTCCAGCTGCCTGCAAAGAGTACAACACAGAAATCAAGTCAACACCAAGTGTTATTTTTGTTACCTGATGTAGCACAGGCTAAGAACCTGACTCATTCCATTAAAAATCTACCTACCTCTGCTTCAGTTGGTTGTGATACACAGAAATCTATAGGAAATAGTGTGAAATCAGATAGCACTTTAATAAGCCAAGTAGAAGTATGTGAGGATAGCAGTTTACTAGTAGACGATGATTGTGTCAATACATTAACAGGAATTTCCTCAGGTACAGGTGGTTTCAGATCAGGAAATGATACAAGCTGGGATCCACAAAAAGAGTTCATACAGTTTCTTATGACAAATGAAGAAACAATAGAGAAGTCTCCAGTTCACTGTAAAGTAGGTctagagaaaaagagaaaaagaaaaatggatgtTAGCAAGATAACACGTTATACAGAGGACTGTTTTAATGATACAGATTATATTCCCAGTAAATCAAAATTACTAAATGTTGACTATTTAGAGCAGAGTGAGGATCTAGAAGTAGTAGAACCACAGAAATATGCATTAACAAAAGTGAAGCCTGAATCCACAGATGAGGAGTTAGAAGCTGTTGATGCTATTCAACAATTGATTTATAGTCCCACTAACAAATGTGCAGAAGATTCTTCTCCAGTTCACACTAGCACTTTTCTTTCtagtactttaaaaaacaaatgtgaaCAGAATGATTCAGAATCACCATCTACTTTTAGTACGGATGAGCCATCATTTTATCCTTGTACAAAGTGCAATGTGAATTTTAGGGAGAAGAAACACTTGCATAGGCATATGATGTATCATTTGGATGGGAACAGTCACTTCCGTCATCTCAATGTCCCAAGGCCCTATGCATGTAGGGAATGTGGACGGACATTTCGAGATCGTAATTCACTTCTTAAGCACATGATAATTCACCAGGAAAGAAGGCAGAAACTGATGGAAGAAATCCGGGAGTTGAAAGAACTTCAGGATGAGGGTAGAAGTGCACGATTACAGTGTCCACAATGTGTATTTGGTACCAATTGTCCCAAAACTTTTGTGCAACATGCTAAAACCCATGAAAaggataaaagatattactgttGTGAGGAATGCAATTTCATGGCTGTGACAGAAAATGAACTGGAATGCCATAGAGGGATTGCTCATGGAGCAGTAGTGAAGTGTTCAATTATCAGTAGTGATATGTCCCAGagaaaaacacagaaaaagacTTCAATGAAAGATCCATATATAGGGTCATCAAAAAAATCAACCACATATATGTGCAAGATGTGTCCATTTACTACATCAGccagaagcattttaaaaaaacacatggaATACTTGCATCCAACATCGTGCATTGATCCGTTTGGTAGCCACCTtagattagaaaaaagaaaaagcagcataATTGAAGAACCTTTAGATTTTGGTAGCAGAACTAAACAATTGATCAAACAATCATCTACATTTCCAAAGAATTCAGTTCTAAAGCAAGATGTAAAAAGATCGTTTGGCTCAGCTTCGCAATCCAGTAACTTTGCGAAACTTCACAAGAGACCCCACAGGATACAGAAGGCTCGGAAAAGCGTTTCACAGTCAGCTGTAAGTGTGTGCAATCAAAACTCTACAAACAAgactattttgattaaaaatagcattgaccaaaaacctaaatatttccatcaagcagcaaaacaaaaagctAGTGTCAAAACAAGCAATAATTATTTATATAGGCACAAATATGAAAACTACAGGATGATTAAAAAATCTAGTGATCCTTatcctttacattttaaaaaggaagagtcCAGCTCTGTTagttctttacatttattttcatcatcAAATAGTCCCCATAATAATTGTTTTATCATGGATTCTCATAATCTTGATTCCAAAAGGCCAGAAGGCTATAAAGACCGTAGGCGTGTAGCTGTAAAAAGAGTGGTTAAAGAGTCTAAGAGGGAAGGCTCTGTTACAGGAGATGATTTGGATTGCTATCCAGATTTTCTACATAAAATGACTGTTGTTGTTTTACAGAAACTTAACTCTGCTGAAAAAAAAGACAGCTATGAAACGGAGGATGAAAGTTCATGGGATAATGTTGAACTATGTGATTACACTGCACAGTCTATGGAGGATGAATCTTACAGTGATATTAATCAGGATCATGTAAACCTATTCCCTTTATTCAAAGGTAAAATGGAGGATCAAGAAGCTGGTGATAAATCCTCTCTTCATTATGAGCAGAACGATGGTTTTTATTTTGAGTATTATGAAGATGCAGAGAGTAGTAACTTTCTGCATGAATTACATGATCCTCAAAATTTAGAAAATGTAGGAACAGCATTGCCAAAGCATAACTCAGTTTTCCATTGGACTGATTTATCACTTGAGAAGAAGTCCTGTCCATACTGTCCAGCAACATTTGAAACAGGAGTTGGATTGTCTAATCATGTCCGTGGGCATCTTCACAGAGCTGGATTAAGCTATGAAGCCCGCCATGTTGTTTCACCGGAGCAGATAGCGACAAGTGACAAAATGCAGCATTTCAAAAGAACTGGAACAGGAACCCCTGTTAAACGAGTTAGAAAAG ctatTGAGAAATCTGAAACGTCTTCTGAACACACATGCCAACTCTGTGGAGGTTGGTTTGATACGAAAATTGGATTGTCTAATCATGTGCGAGGACACCTGAAAAGGCTTGGCAAAACCAAGTGGGATGCACATAAATCTCCAATCTGCGTTCTAAATGAGATGatgcaaaatgaagaaaaatatgaaaaaatcctAAAAGCATTGAACAGTCGCCGTATTATTCCCAGGCCATTTGTCGCTCAGAAACTTGCTTCAAATGATGACTTTTTATCTCAGAATGTTATACCTCTTGAAGCATACCGTAATGGCCTAAAGACTGAAGATATTTCAGTGTCTGCATCGGAGGAAGAAGGTCTGAGTTTCCTAAATGAATGTGATGAAACAAAAACAGTACTacatgatgaaaaaaaaaatcagtcacttACACTGATAgaacttctgaaaaataaaaggttAGGAGAAGAAAGGAATCCTGATATCTCTCCTCAAAAGATCCATAATCAAACTGCAAGAAAGAGGTTTGTTCAGAAGTGTGTTCTTCCATTAAATGAAGACAATCCATTGATGTATCAGCCGCAAAGGATGGACTTGACTATGCAGTCAG ccttagattgtaagcaaAAAAAGTCAAGATCAAGATCTGGAAGCAAGAAAAAAATGCTGCCATTACCTCATAGTGCTGATGAAGTTTACATACTCCGATGCAG GTTTTGTGGTCTGGTCTTTCGAGGACCATTGTCTGTTCAGGAAGATTGGATAAAGCACTTGCAGAGACACATCGTCAATGCAAATCTTCCACGGACTGGCGCTGGCATGGTTGAGGTCACATCGCTATTTAAAAAGCCTGCTTCAATTActgaaacttcattttctttaCTGATGGCAGAAGCAGCATCATAG